The following coding sequences are from one Dreissena polymorpha isolate Duluth1 chromosome 8, UMN_Dpol_1.0, whole genome shotgun sequence window:
- the LOC127840870 gene encoding zinc finger protein 91-like, which produces MNHTYSSRVDSPSTDCHKTAPTDTCCSQQWSQLAVEKDGRVSCKLCWQLFQNIGAFKVHCEKHFGRKYSCSKCEKRFSSLCAVKSHEKLHDVSVKQARPWQCDRCPMAYQTKQHLKRHIIVHTGARNFVCHLCGKDFLRQHSLQKHIKVVHMEVRSQYTCNLCGNNYKTKFSLSTHLKIHRNQRDYMCGICLRSFVQKKPYLDHMEKHKKNSGTKRKALFVQPSEFCHLCPKTFANATGLKRHLRKHELGLLKRCKKFQATKKVSDMPHVGEASTKESSTTGPHCSSTPDIEMADDSKTLVKDTSDGIDAVSWIYYYEKDSAGPTDVKTLNNDDKKKGITCTDKSDKADYKNRNRNEIQCKNSISHEHVHSATLNNNQKPDHCNNANNVHVDGDNIVKETTSKSEGYQIESNEKSDSARESGATTDDVSESLVSFNDRVVEYHTLTGMCPNENRENPRKKQVINKARNLKQMSVRMKSVLTMTHNIGGSDSNVSKFVKGRKVHSGKTSRKCTGANRCKHLAQWSMVLFRCPICAIKLKRNAFVKHFRIHDSLSIYCKKCSETQNSMVKFLWHKQRCHRHKHGKGNKHKEESVPSHKSAGSVMNSLHQVVQTNSLAPRESCDSSDVDSNFMEVTHEIVDRTKKQLKSCKSKCQLCDKILKSRPALMKHLLEIHNQRKSLQCERCDKSFVSVSGYNKHKKKHIPGSSEEIMLYSFKCKICNKSYTTNDRLKTHMLVHAESKPFQCSTCGNTFTQHTHLLRHSRVVHQKVKDVPCPVCGKMFADKWRIKSHMRSHTGECPYTCEQCGKSFRSTSALQTHIKTRHQNRRFQCSTCGACFTAKNRLMLHMKRHDLNKQGDSNASDHGAHVIVNVQSSVQKSVQCSFCDKTFKSQKGLKMHQKNLCNTNNSSSASQTAFTQL; this is translated from the exons ATGAATCACACATACTCAAGTCGTGTTGATTCACCTTCAACTGATTGTCACAAAACAGCACCCACCGATACATGTTGTTCTCAGCAGTGGTCTCAGCTGGCAGTGGAGAAAGATGGAAGGGTCTCGTGCAAGCTTTGTTGGCAGCTTTTCCAAAACATTGGAGCATTTAAAGTACACTGTGAAAAGcattttggtagaaaatactcTTGTTCAAAGTGTGAAAAGAGGTTTAGTTCCCTGTGTGCTGTAAAATCTCATGAAAAGCTTCACGATGTCAGCGTCAAGCAAGCTCGGCCTTGGCAATGTGACAGATGCCCCATGGCCTATCAAACAAAACAGCATCTCAAGAGACACATCATTGTTCACACAG GTGCTCGTAACTTTGTGTGCCACCTCTGTGGAAAGGATTTCCTGCGCCAACATTCACTTCAAAAACACATCAAAGTGGTCCACATGGAAGTTAGGTCACAATACACTTGTAATTTGTGTGGTAACAACTACAAAACCAAGTTCTCATTGAGCACACATCTTAAAATCCACAGGAACCAAAGGGACTACATGTGTGGGATTTGTTTACGGTCCTTTGTGCAGAAAAAGCCCTACTTGGACCATATGGAAAAACACAAAAAGAATAGCGGTACAAAACGAAAGGCATTGTTTGTGCAACCCAGTGAGTTCTGTCATTTGTGTCCTAAAACTTTTGCAAATGCCACAGGTCTTAAGCGTCATTTGCGAAAGCATGAGCTTGGCTTGCTGAAAAGGTGTAAGAAATTTCAGGCAACAAAAAAAGTGTCAGATATGCCCCATGTCGGTGAAGCTAGCACTAAAGAATCAAGTACAACAGGACCTCATTGCTCTAGCACACCTGATATTGAAATGGCTGATGATAGTAAAACTTTAGTAAAAGATACTAGTGATGGCATTGATGCTGTCAGCTGGATATATTATTATGAGAAAGACTCTGCAGGTCCAACTGAtgtgaaaacattaaataatgatGATAAGAAGAAAGGAATTACATGTACTGATAAATCAGACAAAGCTgattataaaaatagaaatagaAATGAAATACAATGCAAAAATAGTATTTCTCATGAACATGTTCACTCCGCTAcattaaacaataatcaaaagccAGATCATTGTAACAATGCGAATAATGTACATGTAGATGGAGACAATATTGTCAAAGAAACAACTAGTAAATCAGAAGGCTatcaaattgaaagcaatgaaaAGTCAGATAGTGCAAGGGAGTCAGGAGCAACCACTGATGATGTAAGTGAAAGTCTTGTAAGTTTCAATGACAGGGTTGTTGAGTACCATACTCTTACTGGCATGTGTCCAAATGAAAATCGAGAGAATCCCAGGAAAAAACAGGTGATTAACAAAGCAaggaatttaaaacaaatgtctgTAAGAATGAAAAGTGTTCTTACAATGACGCATAATATTGGAGGCTCTGATTCTAATGTGTCAAAATTTGTTAAAGGTAGAAAAGTCCATTCTGGTAAAACATCAAGAAAATGCACTGGAGCGAATAGATGTAAACATCTGGCGCAGTGGAGTATGGTTCTTTTCAGGTGTCCTATATGTGCAATAAAACTTAAACGCAATGCTTTCGTAAAGCATTTTAGAATTCATGATTCATTGTCTATTTATTGTAAGAAATGCAGTGAAACTCAGAATTCCATGGTCAAATTTCTTTGGCACAAGCAACGTTGTCATCGTCATAAACATGGAAAAGGTAATAAACATAAAGAAGAAAGTGTACCCAGTCATAAGTCTGCAGGTTCTGTGATGAACTCGTTACATCAAGTCGTTCAAACAAACAGCCTGGCTCCTAGAGAATCCTGTGACTCAAGTGATGTTGATTCTAATTTTATGGAAGTAACTCATGAGATTGTTGATAGGACGAAGAAACAGCTTAAATCTTGCAAATCAAAATGTCAGTTATGTGATAAAATATTAAAGAGCAGGCCAGCCTTGATGAAACATTTGCTGGAAATTCACAATCAGAGAAAATCATTACAGTGTGAACGATGTGATAAAAGCTTTGTTAGTGTTTCTGGATATAacaaacacaagaaaaaacataTCCCAGGATCTTCAGAGGAAATAATGCTTTACTCgttcaaatgtaaaatttgcaATAAAAGCTACACAACAAATGATCGTCTCAAAACTCACATGCTGGTGCACGCAGAATCAAAACCTTTTCAGTGCAGCACATGTGGCAACACTTTTACTCAGCATACTCATTTGTTACGGCATTCACGAGTTGTTCACCAGAAGGTCAAAGACGTGCCATGTCCAGTGTGCGGGAAAATGTTTGCAGACAAATGGAGAATCAAGAGCCATATGAGAAGCCACACTGGAGAATGCCCATACACGTGTGAGCAGTGCGGGAAAAGCTTTAGATCAACTTCGGCATTGCAAACACACATTAAGACGCGACATCAGAACAGAAGATTCCAGTGCTCTACTTGCGGGGCGTGTTTTACTGCGAAAAACAGGTTGATGCTGCACATGAAGAGACACGATTTAAACAAACAAGGTGACTCAAATGCTTCAGATCATGGCGCACATGTAATTGTGAATGTTCAGAGCAGTGTACAGAAAAGTGTCCAGTGTTCATTCTGTGACAAAACCTTCAAGAGTCAAAAGGGACTGAAAATGCATCAAAAGAACTTGTGTAATACTAACAATAGCAGTAGCGCAAGTCAGACTGCATTTACTCAACTATGA